One stretch of Acholeplasma laidlawii PG-8A DNA includes these proteins:
- the prmC gene encoding peptide chain release factor N(5)-glutamine methyltransferase, translating to MTLQDLVKTYEKRVISLGKEPHAMSWLITELSGYSPTEFYLKMNSKVSEELINKIEDGFKRYAIEGTPVQHIVGYSYFYGYKFKVSDQVLIPRRETEQLVEETLLIYDTYFEDQKVDVLDLGTGSGAIAITLSIEEPNMQVEASDISVTALMVARENQLNLSSKVNFIASDWFSNINKKYDIIVANPPYIPNDEAVEDVVTKEPSLALYGGVDGLEPYEIILKNAKNYLKEKALIAFEHSMYQSENLKTLILKYFKDAKVRQLKDLQGKDRMTFVGLGGVFND from the coding sequence GTGACACTTCAAGACTTAGTAAAAACCTATGAAAAAAGGGTTATCAGTTTAGGTAAAGAACCACATGCAATGAGTTGGTTAATTACCGAATTATCAGGTTATTCACCAACAGAGTTTTATTTAAAGATGAATTCTAAAGTAAGTGAAGAACTCATTAACAAAATCGAAGATGGTTTTAAACGCTACGCCATAGAAGGTACCCCTGTACAACATATTGTAGGTTACTCTTACTTTTATGGTTACAAATTTAAAGTCAGTGATCAAGTATTAATACCAAGAAGAGAAACAGAACAATTAGTGGAAGAAACACTACTTATCTATGACACATATTTTGAAGACCAAAAAGTCGATGTACTTGATTTAGGTACCGGTAGTGGAGCGATTGCTATTACATTATCTATTGAAGAACCTAACATGCAAGTAGAGGCATCAGATATCTCTGTGACAGCACTTATGGTTGCAAGAGAAAACCAATTAAACTTAAGCAGCAAAGTGAATTTTATTGCATCGGATTGGTTTAGTAACATCAACAAAAAATACGATATAATCGTCGCAAATCCGCCTTACATTCCAAATGATGAAGCAGTAGAGGATGTTGTAACAAAAGAACCTAGTTTAGCCCTTTACGGCGGTGTAGATGGACTTGAACCTTATGAGATTATCTTAAAGAATGCTAAAAACTATCTAAAAGAAAAGGCACTCATTGCCTTTGAACATAGTATGTATCAAAGTGAAAATTTAAAAACTTTAATCTTAAAATATTTTAAAGATGCTAAAGTAAGACAACTAAAAGACTTACAAGGTAAAGATCGTATGACGTTTGTTGGTTTAGGTGGTGTATTTAATGACTAA
- a CDS encoding L-threonylcarbamoyladenylate synthase, whose product MTKLLIFPTDTVYGLGTPYLDKEGLKQIYEIKGRDFNKPIAILISNLEQVKEIAKASDNALKVASKFWPGGLTLIFESSDAYYQQSGEKTIGLRMPNHKLALKLIDELGPLKTTSVNYSNQPPLNDYDAIMKVFGDKVDKVYPNEESLSEVSSTVIDFTHDLPSLIRQGDITLDEIMKVLEK is encoded by the coding sequence ATGACTAAATTACTTATTTTCCCAACTGATACTGTTTATGGATTAGGCACACCTTATTTAGATAAGGAAGGCTTAAAACAAATCTATGAAATTAAAGGTAGAGACTTTAATAAACCCATAGCAATTTTAATTTCAAACTTAGAACAAGTAAAAGAGATTGCTAAGGCGAGTGATAATGCTTTAAAAGTAGCATCTAAATTTTGGCCAGGTGGGTTAACACTTATCTTTGAAAGTAGTGATGCTTACTATCAACAAAGTGGAGAAAAAACAATCGGACTTAGAATGCCAAATCATAAATTAGCTTTAAAGTTAATCGATGAACTAGGACCACTAAAAACAACCTCTGTAAACTACTCAAATCAACCACCATTAAATGATTATGATGCAATCATGAAGGTATTTGGTGATAAAGTAGACAAGGTTTACCCAAATGAAGAGTCTTTAAGTGAGGTATCGTCTACAGTCATAGACTTTACACATGATTTACCATCACTTATTAGACAAGGTGACATCACACTTGATGAAATAATGAAAGTTCTTGAAAAATAG